One genomic segment of Streptomyces sp. RerS4 includes these proteins:
- the cofD gene encoding 2-phospho-L-lactate transferase encodes MRIVVLAGGIGGARFLRGLKVTVPDAEITVIGNTGDDIHLFGLKVCPDLDTVMYTLGGGINEDQGWGRTDESFTVKEELAAYGVGPSWFGLGDRDFATHIVRTQMIGAGYPLSAVTEALCDRWQPGVRLLPMSDDRVETHVAVNDPESGERRVIHFQEYWVRLRASLDARAVVPVGAEQAKPAPGVLEAIAAADVILFPPSNPVVSIGTILAVPGIREAVAAAEAPVIGLSPIVGGAPVRGMADKVLAAVGVDATAAAVALHYGADLLDGWLVDTADADAVAEVEAGGIACRAVPLMMSDLDATAAMARAALELAESAR; translated from the coding sequence ATGCGCATTGTTGTTCTGGCCGGCGGTATCGGCGGCGCCCGCTTCCTCCGCGGACTGAAGGTCACGGTCCCCGACGCGGAGATCACGGTCATCGGCAACACCGGTGACGACATTCACCTGTTCGGGCTGAAGGTGTGCCCCGATCTGGACACGGTGATGTACACCCTCGGCGGTGGCATCAACGAGGACCAGGGCTGGGGCCGCACCGACGAGTCCTTCACCGTCAAGGAGGAACTCGCCGCGTACGGGGTCGGACCGTCCTGGTTCGGCCTCGGCGACCGCGACTTCGCCACCCACATCGTCCGCACGCAGATGATCGGCGCCGGCTACCCGCTCAGCGCCGTCACCGAGGCGCTCTGCGACCGCTGGCAGCCCGGCGTCCGGCTGCTGCCCATGTCCGACGACCGGGTCGAGACCCACGTCGCGGTCAACGACCCCGAGAGCGGCGAGCGGCGCGTCATCCACTTCCAGGAGTACTGGGTCCGGCTGCGCGCCTCGCTCGACGCCCGTGCCGTCGTCCCCGTCGGCGCCGAACAGGCCAAGCCGGCGCCCGGCGTGCTGGAGGCGATCGCCGCCGCCGACGTCATCCTCTTCCCGCCGTCCAACCCCGTCGTGTCGATCGGCACGATCCTCGCCGTCCCCGGCATCCGCGAGGCCGTCGCCGCCGCCGAGGCGCCCGTCATCGGCCTCTCCCCGATCGTCGGCGGCGCGCCCGTGCGCGGGATGGCCGACAAGGTGCTCGCCGCCGTCGGCGTGGACGCCACCGCCGCCGCCGTCGCCCTGCACTACGGCGCCGATCTGCTCGACGGCTGGCTCGTCGACACCGCCGACGCCGACGCCGTCGCCGAGGTGGAGGCCGGCGGGATCGCCTGCCGGGCCGTACCGCTGATGATGAGCGACCTCGACGCCACCGCCGCCATGGCGCGCGCCGCCCTGGAACTCGCGGAGTCCGCCCGGTGA
- a CDS encoding cysteine dioxygenase family protein: MNTTTTAVSASAPVESDLQIAGDILAVQHLLQPAREHPATVAEFVGLARSVAEDRASWEHLVRYDATTRWYHRLRTGPGYEVWLLSWVPGQGSGAHDHGASSGVLTVLDGELTEHSARGTLTLGPGSQRVFAPGYAHEVVNDTLDGAVSLHVYFPGLTEMPMHSCSPAHEEHVPA; this comes from the coding sequence ATGAACACCACCACCACCGCCGTCTCCGCCTCCGCCCCCGTCGAGAGCGACCTCCAGATCGCCGGCGACATCCTCGCCGTCCAGCACCTCCTCCAGCCCGCCCGCGAACACCCGGCCACCGTCGCCGAGTTCGTCGGCCTCGCCCGCTCCGTCGCCGAGGACCGCGCGAGCTGGGAACACCTGGTCCGCTACGACGCCACCACCCGCTGGTACCACCGTCTGCGCACCGGCCCCGGCTACGAGGTCTGGCTGCTCAGCTGGGTCCCCGGCCAGGGCAGCGGAGCGCACGACCACGGTGCCTCGTCCGGCGTGCTGACCGTCCTCGACGGGGAACTCACCGAACACAGCGCGCGCGGCACCCTCACCCTCGGCCCCGGCTCCCAGCGCGTCTTCGCCCCCGGCTACGCCCACGAGGTCGTCAACGACACCCTCGACGGGGCGGTCAGCCTGCACGTGTACTTCCCCGGCCTGACCGAAATGCCGATGCACAGCTGCTCCCCGGCTCACGAAGAGCACGTACCCGCCTGA
- a CDS encoding DNA-3-methyladenine glycosylase 2 family protein, whose product MAGRFDPSPRPDPSPVPPYEAGVPPCPRAGRRGATAGAGAKTRSWSADGPLDLGLVLGPLRRGPADPTFRTTPDGSVWRATRTPAGPATLRVAMAAGRVEAEAWGEGADWVLDRLPELLGAADDPTVFVPRHRLVHASHRRRPGLRLTRTGLVLESLIPSVLEQKVTSDEAYRAWRRLVRQYGEPAPGPQDLYVMPTARTWALIPSWDWHKAGVDIKRSATIVRAARVAPRLEEAAAMELPLAAARLEAVPGIGPWTSAETLQRSNGFADAVTTGDLHLPRIVGYALTGERDTDDAGMLELLAPYAGQRHRAARLILLAGHAPPRRIPRMPRTDIGKL is encoded by the coding sequence ATGGCCGGCCGTTTCGACCCCTCACCTCGCCCCGACCCCTCACCCGTACCGCCGTACGAGGCGGGCGTACCGCCGTGCCCGCGGGCGGGGCGCCGGGGCGCCACCGCCGGGGCCGGGGCGAAGACCCGGAGCTGGAGCGCCGACGGGCCGCTGGACCTCGGCCTCGTCCTCGGCCCGCTGCGCCGCGGCCCCGCCGACCCCACCTTCCGCACCACCCCCGACGGCTCCGTCTGGCGTGCCACCCGCACCCCCGCCGGCCCCGCCACCCTCCGGGTCGCGATGGCCGCCGGCCGGGTCGAGGCCGAGGCGTGGGGCGAGGGCGCCGACTGGGTCCTCGACCGGCTCCCCGAGCTGCTCGGCGCAGCCGACGACCCCACCGTCTTCGTCCCCCGCCACCGCCTCGTGCACGCCAGCCACCGCCGCCGCCCCGGCCTGCGCCTGACCCGCACCGGACTGGTCCTCGAATCGCTGATCCCGAGCGTCCTGGAGCAGAAGGTCACCAGCGACGAGGCCTACCGCGCCTGGCGCCGCCTCGTACGCCAGTACGGGGAGCCCGCGCCCGGTCCGCAGGACCTCTACGTGATGCCCACCGCCCGCACCTGGGCGCTGATCCCCTCCTGGGACTGGCACAAGGCGGGCGTCGACATCAAACGTTCCGCCACCATCGTCCGCGCCGCCCGCGTCGCCCCCCGCCTGGAGGAGGCCGCCGCCATGGAGCTGCCCCTGGCCGCCGCCCGCCTGGAGGCCGTGCCCGGCATCGGCCCGTGGACCTCCGCCGAGACCCTCCAGCGCAGCAACGGCTTCGCCGACGCCGTCACCACCGGTGACCTCCACCTCCCGCGCATCGTCGGCTACGCCCTCACCGGCGAGCGGGACACCGACGACGCCGGGATGCTGGAACTCCTCGCCCCCTACGCGGGCCAACGCCACCGCGCGGCCCGCCTGATCCTCCTCGCCGGCCACGCCCCGCCCCGCCGGATCCCCCGCATGCCCCGCACCGACATCGGCAAGCTCTAG
- a CDS encoding WhiB family transcriptional regulator, with protein sequence MTELFQELLVEEADEELGWQERALCAQTDPESFFPEKGGSTREAKKVCLACEVRSECLEYALANDERFGIWGGLSERERRRLKKAAV encoded by the coding sequence ATGACCGAGCTGTTTCAGGAACTGCTGGTCGAGGAGGCGGACGAAGAGCTCGGATGGCAGGAGCGCGCTCTTTGCGCCCAGACCGACCCCGAGTCCTTCTTTCCCGAGAAGGGCGGCTCCACCCGGGAGGCCAAGAAGGTCTGCCTGGCCTGTGAGGTCCGCTCCGAATGTCTTGAATACGCCCTGGCCAACGACGAACGCTTCGGCATCTGGGGCGGCCTGTCCGAGCGCGAACGCCGCCGGCTGAAAAAGGCAGCGGTCTGA
- a CDS encoding coenzyme F420-0:L-glutamate ligase, translated as MTAPSYEVRAVAGLPEIRPGDDLAALIAAAAPDLRDGDVLLVTSKIVSKAEGRIVHADSREAAIDAETVRVVARRGTLRIVENRQGLVMAAAGVDASNTEAGTILLLPEDPDASAAALRARLRELLSVDVGIVVTDTFGRPWRSGLTDVAIGAAGVRVLDDLRGGTDAHGNPLTATVVATADELAAAGDLVKGKATGLPVAVVRGLAHVVGEGSTARDLVRAPADDMFRLGTSEAVREAVTQRRTVRAFTDDPVDPGAVRRAVAAALTAPAPHRTTPWRFVLVESAAARRELLDAMREAWIADLRGDGRSEEAIAKRIRRGDVLRDAPYLVVPCMVTDGAHDYGHARRDAAEREMFVVATGAGVQNFLVALASERLGSAWVSSTMFCRDVVRKVLGLPQEWHPMGAVAIGRPAGAAPERAPRDVDAFIEVR; from the coding sequence GTGACCGCTCCCTCGTACGAGGTACGGGCCGTCGCCGGCCTCCCCGAGATCCGACCGGGTGACGACCTGGCGGCGCTCATCGCCGCCGCCGCGCCCGACTTGCGCGACGGGGACGTCCTGCTGGTCACCTCGAAGATCGTCTCGAAGGCCGAGGGACGGATCGTCCACGCCGACTCCCGCGAGGCGGCCATCGACGCCGAGACCGTACGCGTCGTCGCGCGCCGGGGCACGCTGCGCATCGTGGAGAACCGGCAGGGGCTCGTCATGGCCGCCGCCGGCGTCGACGCGTCGAACACCGAGGCGGGCACGATCCTGCTGCTGCCCGAGGACCCGGACGCCTCCGCCGCCGCGCTCCGCGCACGGCTGCGCGAGCTGCTGTCCGTGGACGTCGGGATCGTCGTCACCGACACCTTCGGGCGTCCCTGGCGCTCCGGGCTGACCGACGTGGCCATCGGCGCGGCCGGCGTCCGCGTCCTGGACGACCTGCGCGGGGGCACCGACGCCCACGGCAACCCGCTGACCGCCACCGTCGTCGCGACCGCCGACGAACTGGCCGCCGCCGGCGACCTCGTCAAGGGCAAGGCGACCGGCCTGCCGGTCGCCGTCGTACGCGGCCTGGCCCACGTGGTCGGCGAGGGCTCCACCGCCCGCGACCTGGTGCGCGCCCCCGCCGACGACATGTTCCGCCTCGGCACCTCGGAGGCGGTACGGGAAGCCGTCACCCAGCGGCGTACCGTACGGGCCTTCACCGACGACCCCGTCGACCCCGGCGCGGTACGACGGGCCGTGGCCGCGGCGCTGACGGCCCCCGCGCCGCACCGCACCACGCCGTGGCGGTTCGTGCTGGTGGAGTCGGCGGCGGCGCGGCGGGAACTGCTCGACGCGATGCGGGAGGCGTGGATCGCCGACCTGCGCGGCGACGGCCGCTCCGAGGAGGCCATCGCGAAGCGGATCCGGCGCGGGGACGTGCTGCGCGACGCGCCGTACCTGGTGGTGCCGTGCATGGTGACGGACGGTGCGCACGACTACGGGCACGCGCGACGGGACGCGGCCGAGCGGGAGATGTTCGTGGTCGCCACGGGCGCCGGCGTGCAGAACTTCCTGGTCGCGCTGGCCTCGGAGCGGCTGGGCTCGGCGTGGGTGTCCTCGACGATGTTCTGCCGGGACGTGGTGCGCAAGGTGCTCGGGCTGCCGCAGGAGTGGCACCCGATGGGGGCCGTGGCCATCGGTCGCCCCGCCGGGGCGGCGCCGGAGCGGGCGCCGCGGGACGTGGACGCGTTCATCGAGGTGCGGTAG
- a CDS encoding helix-turn-helix transcriptional regulator, protein MNLEDLKRLRRARDRMDRDYAEPLDVPALARDALMSAGHFSRSFRAAFGESPYSYLMTRRIERAKALLRRGDLSVTDVCFAVGCTSLGSFSSRFTELVGESPSAYRARPHEEGADVPACVAKIHTRPVRDAKPKPDTPR, encoded by the coding sequence GTGAACCTGGAGGACCTCAAGCGGCTGCGCCGGGCCCGCGACCGGATGGACCGCGACTACGCCGAGCCCCTCGACGTCCCCGCGCTGGCGCGCGACGCCCTCATGTCGGCCGGGCACTTCTCCCGCAGCTTCCGCGCCGCATTCGGGGAGAGCCCGTACAGCTACCTCATGACCCGCCGCATCGAGCGGGCCAAGGCCCTGCTGCGCCGGGGCGACCTGTCCGTCACGGACGTCTGCTTCGCGGTGGGCTGTACCTCGCTGGGCTCCTTCAGCTCCCGCTTCACCGAGCTGGTCGGCGAGAGCCCCAGCGCCTACCGGGCCCGCCCCCACGAGGAGGGCGCCGACGTCCCGGCCTGCGTCGCGAAGATCCACACACGGCCCGTCCGCGACGCGAAGCCCAAGCCCGACACCCCCCGGTAG